Proteins encoded together in one Pithys albifrons albifrons isolate INPA30051 chromosome 29, PitAlb_v1, whole genome shotgun sequence window:
- the AEBP1 gene encoding adipocyte enhancer-binding protein 1 isoform X2 yields MVPAGPRRSCLLFAAALLPLLPVPVPAAAPGPPALTDAEIEEFLRGFLGPGDGGDRGGDHDEERDGHGTELSFGGDLSIGTGTDPAGPPTEPEKPRKGKKEKPPKPPKKPKDKPRGAKKDKNKDKDKDGDRRKDKPPKKPKEKPPKGSGNPTEGSEKKPKGSEKPPKGSKKPKEKPPKATKPSGKKPPVPPSPPTEPPTTPQPLWGEDEEGAPEFLKPSRYEEEEEDGGGRGELEEPPDREDWDPEPQPEVPEEPEPPTLDYNEQLEREDYEDFEYIRRQQKPPKPPSRRKPERVWPKPEEPQPEEPPPQPPLQPPPELPGPVTEGDYGEGFELPDYDDLTYGLPPPPKPRKHPDKGDGMDTDEEKTKPSKPKKGSSSKEEEEEEPWAEEKGQDRKGKNKKPGGKKWDPDEEEWAPPAEKTRCPPIGLESHRIEDDQILASSMLRHGLGAQRGRLNMQAGTNEDDFFDGAWCAEDDSRTHWLEVDTRRITMFTGVITQGRDSQIHDDFVTSFYVGFSNDSQHWVMYSNGYEEMMFYGNVDKDTPVLSEFPEPMVARYIRIYPQRWNGSLCLRLEVLGCPLSAVSSYYTQQNEVTSTDNLDFRHHSYKDMRQLMKVVNEECPTITRIYNIGKSSRGLKIYAMEISDNPGEHETGEPEFRYTAGLHGNEALGRELLLLLMQFLCKEYHDGNPRVRGLVTDTRIHLVPSLNPDGYELARETGSELGNWALGHWTEEGFDLFENFPDLASALWAAEERRLVPHQFPNHHIPIPEHYLAEDAAVAVETRAVMAWMDKNPFVLGANLQGGEKMVSFPFDTARPSPATPVPRPPDYEDEHPEVQETPDHAVFRWLAISYASAHLTMTETFRGGCHTQDVTDAMGIVQGAKWHPRAGSMNDFSYLHTNCLELSVYLGCDKFPHESELQQEWENNKESLLTFMEQVHRGIKGVVTDQQGEPIANATIVVGGINHNVRTASGGDYWRILNPGEYRVSARAEGYNPSVKTCHVLYDIGATQCNFVLSRSNWKRIREIMAMNGNRPIRRVVPGRPMTPRERLRLRMRLRHRMRLREQMRLRRLNATTTATGGPTAPPATTALPFPFSSTAYVPWSQEPPTAGTWEMDTETEVVTELVTETEGWELGTGTMQPLTTAETYTVNFGD; encoded by the exons ATGGtcccggcggggccgcgccgctCCTGCCTCCTGTTCGCGGCCGCGCTGCTCCCGCTGCTGCCGGTCCCGGtccccgcggccgccccgggGCCCCCCGCGCTCACCGATGCCGAGATCGAGGAGTTCCTGCGCGGCTTCCTCGGGCCCGGGGACGGCGGGGACCGGGGCGGGGACCACGACGAGGAGCGGGACGGGCACGGCACCGAGCTGAGCTTCGGCGGCGACCTCAGCATCGGCACCGGCACCG ACCCTGCGGGGCCGCCGACGGAGCCTGAGAAACCcaggaaggggaagaaggaaaaacctCCCAAGCCCCCCAAGAAGCCCAAGGACAAACCCCGAGGCGCCAAGAAGGACAAGAAtaaggacaaggacaaggatGGGGACCGGAGGAAAGACAAGCCCCCCAAGAAACCCAAGGAGAAGCCACCGAAAGGCTCTGGAAACCCCACAGAaggctcagaaaaaaaaccaaaaggctCTGAAAAACCCCCGAAAGGCTCCAAAAAACCCAAGGAGAAGCCACCCAAGGCCACCAAACCCTCTGGCAAGAAGCCACCGGTGCCACCGAGtccccccacagagccccccaccaccccacagcccctgtggGGCGAGGATGAGGAGGGGGCACCCGAGTTCCTGAAGCCTTCGCGCTacgaggaggaggaagaggatggagGTGGTCGAG gggagctggaggagccacCAGACCGGGAGGACTGGGACCCCGAGCCCCAGCCAG AGGTTCCCGAGGAGCCGGAGCCCCCAACTCTGGACTACAACGAGCAGCTGGAGCGGGAGGACTACGAGGACT TCGAGTACATCCGGCGGCAGCAGAAGCCCCCCAAGCCCCCGAGCAGGAGGAAACCTGAGCGTGTGTGGCCCAAGCCTGAGGAGCCCC agccagaggagcccccccctcagccccctctgcagcccccccCGGAGCTGCCTGGCCCCGTGACTGAAGGGGACTATGGCGAGGGCTTCGAGCTGCCCGACTACGATGACC tgACCTACGGGCTGCCCCCCCCGCCGAAGCCCCGCAAACATCCGGACAAGGGGGACGGGATGGACACGGATGAGGAGAAAACCAAACCCT CAAAGCCTaagaaaggcagcagcagcaaggaggaggaggaggaggagccctGGGCAGAGGAGAAGGGCCAGGACCGCAAAG gaaaaaacaaaaaaccaggaGGGAAGAAGTGGGATCCAGATGAGGAGGAATGGGCCCCTCCAGCAGAGAAGACAA gatGTCCCCCGATCGGGCTGGAGTCCCATCGCATCGAGGACGATCAGATCTTGGCCTCCTCCATGCTGCGCCACGGGCTGGGCGCCCAGCGCGGCCGCCTCAACATGCAG GCGGGCACCAACGAGGATGATTTCTTCGACGGGGCGTGGTGTGCCGAGGACGACAGCAGGACACACTGGCTCGAGGTGGACACTCGGCGCATCACCATGTTCACCGGTGTCATCACCCAGGGGCGCGACTCCCAGATCCA CGATGACTTTGTCACCAGCTTCTACGTGGGCTTCAGCAACGACAGCCAGCACTGGGTGATGTACAGCAATGGCTACGAGGAGATG ATGTTTTATGGCAATGTGGACAAGGACACACCAGTGCTGAGTGAGTTCCCTGAGCCCATGGTGGCCCGGTACATCCGCATCTACCCCCAGCGCTGGAACGGGAGCCTCTGCCTGCGCCTCGAGGTCCTGGGGTGCCCCCTCTCCG CCGTCAGCAGCTACTACACTCAGCAGAACGAGGTGACCTCCACGGACAATCTGGACTTCCGACACCACTCCTACAAGGACATGAGgcag CTGATGAAGGTGGTGAACGAGGAGTGTCCCACCATCACCCGCATCTACAACATTGGCAAGAGCTCGCGGGGGCTCAAGATCTACGCCATGGAGATCTCTGACAACCCTGGCGAGCACGAGACAG GTGAGCCCGAGTTCAGGTACACGGCAGGGCTGCACGGGAACGAGGCCCTGGgccgggagctgctgctgctgctgatgcaGTTCCTGTGCAAGGAGTACCATGATGGGAACCCCCGTGTGCGGGGCCTGGTCACCGACACGCGCATCCACCTCGTCCCCTCCCTCAACCCCGACGGCTACGAGCTGGCCCGTGAGACG GGCTCCGAACTGGGCAACTGGGCACTGGGCCACTGGACAGAGGAGGGCTTTGACCTCTTTGAGAACTTCCCCGATCTGGCCTCGGCACTGTGGGCAGCTGAGGAGAGGCGGCTGGTGCCCCACCAGTTCCCCAACCACCACATCCCCATCCCGGAGCACTACCTGGCCGAGGATGCGGCG GTGGCAGTGGAGACACGGGCCGTCATGGCGTGGATGGACAAGAACCCCTTCGTGCTGGGAGCCAACCTGCAGGGCGGGGAGAAGATGGTGTCCTTCCCCTTTGAcacggcccggcccagccctgCAACGCCTGTCCCGCGCCCCCCGGACTACGAGGACGAGCACCCCGAGGTGCAGGAGACGCCCGACCACGCCGTGTTCCGCTGGCTCGCCATCTCCTACGCCTCGGCACACCTCACCATGACCGAGACCTTCCGCGGGGGCTGCCACACACAGGACGTGACCGACGCCATGGGCATCGTGCAGGGCGCCAAGTGGCACCCCCGGGCTGGCA GCATGAACGACTTCAGCTACCTGCACACCAACTGTCTGGAGCTTTCTGTCTACTTGGGCTGCGACAAGTTCCCCCACGAGagtgagctgcagcaggagtggGAGAACAACAAGGAGTCGCTGCTCACCTTCATGGAGCAG GTGCACCGGGGCATCAAGGGCGTGGTGACAGACCAGCAGGGAGAGCCCATCGCCAACGCCACCATCGTGGTGGGGGGCATCAACCACAACGTCAGGACAG CCAGCGGCGGGGACTACTGGCGCATCCTGAACCCGGGCGAGTACCGCGTGTCCGCGCGGGCCGAGGGCTACAACCCCAGCGTCAAGACCTGCCACGTCCTCTACGACATCGGGGCCACCCAGTGCAACTTCGTCCTGTCCCGCTCCAACTGGAAGCGCATCCGGGAGATCATGGCCATGAACGGGAACCGGCCGATCCGCCGCGTGGTGCCGGGCCGGCCCATGACGCCGCGCGAGCGCCTGCGCCTGCGGATGCGGCTGCGGCACCGCATGAGGCTGCGGGAGCAGATGCGGCTGCGGCGCCTCAATGCCACCACCACGGCCACCGGCGGCCCCACGGCCCCGCCGGCCACCAcggccctgcccttccccttcAGCAGCACGGCCTAcgtgccctggagccaggagccGCCCACCGCCGGCACCTGGGAGATGGACACCGAGACGGAGGTGGTCACCGAGCTGGTGACGGAGAcggagggctgggagctgggcacGGGCACAATGCAGCCCCTCACCACGGCCGAGACCTACACAGTGAACTTCGGGGACTAG
- the AEBP1 gene encoding adipocyte enhancer-binding protein 1 isoform X1, whose amino-acid sequence MVPAGPRRSCLLFAAALLPLLPVPVPAAAPGPPALTDAEIEEFLRGFLGPGDGGDRGGDHDEERDGHGTELSFGGDLSIGTGTDPAGPPTEPEKPRKGKKEKPPKPPKKPKDKPRGAKKDKNKDKDKDGDRRKDKPPKKPKEKPPKGSGNPTEGSEKKPKGSEKPPKGSKKPKEKPPKATKPSGKKPPVPPSPPTEPPTTPQPLWGEDEEGAPEFLKPSRYEEEEEDGGGRGELEEPPDREDWDPEPQPEVPEEPEPPTLDYNEQLEREDYEDFEYIRRQQKPPKPPSRRKPERVWPKPEEPPEPEEPPPQPPLQPPPELPGPVTEGDYGEGFELPDYDDLTYGLPPPPKPRKHPDKGDGMDTDEEKTKPSKPKKGSSSKEEEEEEPWAEEKGQDRKGKNKKPGGKKWDPDEEEWAPPAEKTRCPPIGLESHRIEDDQILASSMLRHGLGAQRGRLNMQAGTNEDDFFDGAWCAEDDSRTHWLEVDTRRITMFTGVITQGRDSQIHDDFVTSFYVGFSNDSQHWVMYSNGYEEMMFYGNVDKDTPVLSEFPEPMVARYIRIYPQRWNGSLCLRLEVLGCPLSAVSSYYTQQNEVTSTDNLDFRHHSYKDMRQLMKVVNEECPTITRIYNIGKSSRGLKIYAMEISDNPGEHETGEPEFRYTAGLHGNEALGRELLLLLMQFLCKEYHDGNPRVRGLVTDTRIHLVPSLNPDGYELARETGSELGNWALGHWTEEGFDLFENFPDLASALWAAEERRLVPHQFPNHHIPIPEHYLAEDAAVAVETRAVMAWMDKNPFVLGANLQGGEKMVSFPFDTARPSPATPVPRPPDYEDEHPEVQETPDHAVFRWLAISYASAHLTMTETFRGGCHTQDVTDAMGIVQGAKWHPRAGSMNDFSYLHTNCLELSVYLGCDKFPHESELQQEWENNKESLLTFMEQVHRGIKGVVTDQQGEPIANATIVVGGINHNVRTASGGDYWRILNPGEYRVSARAEGYNPSVKTCHVLYDIGATQCNFVLSRSNWKRIREIMAMNGNRPIRRVVPGRPMTPRERLRLRMRLRHRMRLREQMRLRRLNATTTATGGPTAPPATTALPFPFSSTAYVPWSQEPPTAGTWEMDTETEVVTELVTETEGWELGTGTMQPLTTAETYTVNFGD is encoded by the exons ATGGtcccggcggggccgcgccgctCCTGCCTCCTGTTCGCGGCCGCGCTGCTCCCGCTGCTGCCGGTCCCGGtccccgcggccgccccgggGCCCCCCGCGCTCACCGATGCCGAGATCGAGGAGTTCCTGCGCGGCTTCCTCGGGCCCGGGGACGGCGGGGACCGGGGCGGGGACCACGACGAGGAGCGGGACGGGCACGGCACCGAGCTGAGCTTCGGCGGCGACCTCAGCATCGGCACCGGCACCG ACCCTGCGGGGCCGCCGACGGAGCCTGAGAAACCcaggaaggggaagaaggaaaaacctCCCAAGCCCCCCAAGAAGCCCAAGGACAAACCCCGAGGCGCCAAGAAGGACAAGAAtaaggacaaggacaaggatGGGGACCGGAGGAAAGACAAGCCCCCCAAGAAACCCAAGGAGAAGCCACCGAAAGGCTCTGGAAACCCCACAGAaggctcagaaaaaaaaccaaaaggctCTGAAAAACCCCCGAAAGGCTCCAAAAAACCCAAGGAGAAGCCACCCAAGGCCACCAAACCCTCTGGCAAGAAGCCACCGGTGCCACCGAGtccccccacagagccccccaccaccccacagcccctgtggGGCGAGGATGAGGAGGGGGCACCCGAGTTCCTGAAGCCTTCGCGCTacgaggaggaggaagaggatggagGTGGTCGAG gggagctggaggagccacCAGACCGGGAGGACTGGGACCCCGAGCCCCAGCCAG AGGTTCCCGAGGAGCCGGAGCCCCCAACTCTGGACTACAACGAGCAGCTGGAGCGGGAGGACTACGAGGACT TCGAGTACATCCGGCGGCAGCAGAAGCCCCCCAAGCCCCCGAGCAGGAGGAAACCTGAGCGTGTGTGGCCCAAGCCTGAGGAGCCCC cagagccagaggagcccccccctcagccccctctgcagcccccccCGGAGCTGCCTGGCCCCGTGACTGAAGGGGACTATGGCGAGGGCTTCGAGCTGCCCGACTACGATGACC tgACCTACGGGCTGCCCCCCCCGCCGAAGCCCCGCAAACATCCGGACAAGGGGGACGGGATGGACACGGATGAGGAGAAAACCAAACCCT CAAAGCCTaagaaaggcagcagcagcaaggaggaggaggaggaggagccctGGGCAGAGGAGAAGGGCCAGGACCGCAAAG gaaaaaacaaaaaaccaggaGGGAAGAAGTGGGATCCAGATGAGGAGGAATGGGCCCCTCCAGCAGAGAAGACAA gatGTCCCCCGATCGGGCTGGAGTCCCATCGCATCGAGGACGATCAGATCTTGGCCTCCTCCATGCTGCGCCACGGGCTGGGCGCCCAGCGCGGCCGCCTCAACATGCAG GCGGGCACCAACGAGGATGATTTCTTCGACGGGGCGTGGTGTGCCGAGGACGACAGCAGGACACACTGGCTCGAGGTGGACACTCGGCGCATCACCATGTTCACCGGTGTCATCACCCAGGGGCGCGACTCCCAGATCCA CGATGACTTTGTCACCAGCTTCTACGTGGGCTTCAGCAACGACAGCCAGCACTGGGTGATGTACAGCAATGGCTACGAGGAGATG ATGTTTTATGGCAATGTGGACAAGGACACACCAGTGCTGAGTGAGTTCCCTGAGCCCATGGTGGCCCGGTACATCCGCATCTACCCCCAGCGCTGGAACGGGAGCCTCTGCCTGCGCCTCGAGGTCCTGGGGTGCCCCCTCTCCG CCGTCAGCAGCTACTACACTCAGCAGAACGAGGTGACCTCCACGGACAATCTGGACTTCCGACACCACTCCTACAAGGACATGAGgcag CTGATGAAGGTGGTGAACGAGGAGTGTCCCACCATCACCCGCATCTACAACATTGGCAAGAGCTCGCGGGGGCTCAAGATCTACGCCATGGAGATCTCTGACAACCCTGGCGAGCACGAGACAG GTGAGCCCGAGTTCAGGTACACGGCAGGGCTGCACGGGAACGAGGCCCTGGgccgggagctgctgctgctgctgatgcaGTTCCTGTGCAAGGAGTACCATGATGGGAACCCCCGTGTGCGGGGCCTGGTCACCGACACGCGCATCCACCTCGTCCCCTCCCTCAACCCCGACGGCTACGAGCTGGCCCGTGAGACG GGCTCCGAACTGGGCAACTGGGCACTGGGCCACTGGACAGAGGAGGGCTTTGACCTCTTTGAGAACTTCCCCGATCTGGCCTCGGCACTGTGGGCAGCTGAGGAGAGGCGGCTGGTGCCCCACCAGTTCCCCAACCACCACATCCCCATCCCGGAGCACTACCTGGCCGAGGATGCGGCG GTGGCAGTGGAGACACGGGCCGTCATGGCGTGGATGGACAAGAACCCCTTCGTGCTGGGAGCCAACCTGCAGGGCGGGGAGAAGATGGTGTCCTTCCCCTTTGAcacggcccggcccagccctgCAACGCCTGTCCCGCGCCCCCCGGACTACGAGGACGAGCACCCCGAGGTGCAGGAGACGCCCGACCACGCCGTGTTCCGCTGGCTCGCCATCTCCTACGCCTCGGCACACCTCACCATGACCGAGACCTTCCGCGGGGGCTGCCACACACAGGACGTGACCGACGCCATGGGCATCGTGCAGGGCGCCAAGTGGCACCCCCGGGCTGGCA GCATGAACGACTTCAGCTACCTGCACACCAACTGTCTGGAGCTTTCTGTCTACTTGGGCTGCGACAAGTTCCCCCACGAGagtgagctgcagcaggagtggGAGAACAACAAGGAGTCGCTGCTCACCTTCATGGAGCAG GTGCACCGGGGCATCAAGGGCGTGGTGACAGACCAGCAGGGAGAGCCCATCGCCAACGCCACCATCGTGGTGGGGGGCATCAACCACAACGTCAGGACAG CCAGCGGCGGGGACTACTGGCGCATCCTGAACCCGGGCGAGTACCGCGTGTCCGCGCGGGCCGAGGGCTACAACCCCAGCGTCAAGACCTGCCACGTCCTCTACGACATCGGGGCCACCCAGTGCAACTTCGTCCTGTCCCGCTCCAACTGGAAGCGCATCCGGGAGATCATGGCCATGAACGGGAACCGGCCGATCCGCCGCGTGGTGCCGGGCCGGCCCATGACGCCGCGCGAGCGCCTGCGCCTGCGGATGCGGCTGCGGCACCGCATGAGGCTGCGGGAGCAGATGCGGCTGCGGCGCCTCAATGCCACCACCACGGCCACCGGCGGCCCCACGGCCCCGCCGGCCACCAcggccctgcccttccccttcAGCAGCACGGCCTAcgtgccctggagccaggagccGCCCACCGCCGGCACCTGGGAGATGGACACCGAGACGGAGGTGGTCACCGAGCTGGTGACGGAGAcggagggctgggagctgggcacGGGCACAATGCAGCCCCTCACCACGGCCGAGACCTACACAGTGAACTTCGGGGACTAG
- the DBNL gene encoding drebrin-like protein: protein MALNLAKNGRALQEAYGSVVAAGSPTDWALFTYEGNSNDLRVAGSGDGGLEEMVEELNSGKVMYGFCRVKDPNSGLPKYVLVNWTGEGVNDVRKGACANHVSTVANFLKGAHVTINARAEEDVEPELIMEKVAKASGANYSFHKESSKFQDSGPQAPVGSVYQKTNAMSEIKRVNKDNFWAKAEKDEENRRLEEKRRAEAERQRLERERRERELQEAAGREQRFKARASEIEAQKRLQQQQEAESRDREQQQWKEQAEEFEAQQRKGFKRSESVEKAQEAATLIAQRAVNPRDIFKQRERAGPGDTGTPAQPGKLRSPFLQKEVNSVPSPASPSRDVWGSPPASPGPAAGRDSGYNSAVPVSQVEETNLYEEPPEPSAIYEEPPQEQVDDAKYDYEVEYQEQPDLAGKGLCARALYDYQAADDTEISFDPENIITNIEMIDEGWWRGYGPDGHFGMFPANYVELIE, encoded by the exons ATGGGGGGCTGGAGGAGATGGTGGAGGAGCTCAACAGCGGGAAGGTGATGTACGGCTTCTGCCGCGTGAAGGATCCCAACTCGGGGCTGCCCAAATACGTCCTGGTCAACTGG ACGGGGGAAGGTGTCAATGACGTGCGGAAAGGAGCCTGTGCCAACCACGTCAGCACCGTGGCCAACTTCCTAAAG GGGGCTCACGTCACCATCAACGCCCGAGCAGAGGAGGACGTGGAGCCTGAACTTATCATGGAGAAGGTGGCCAAGGCCTCTGGAGCCAACTACAGCTTCCACAAGGAGAGCAGCAAGTTCCAGGACTCAGGGCCTCAGGCTCCTGTG GGCTCTGTCTACCAGAAGACAAACGCAATGTCCGAAATCAAGCGGGTCAATAAGGATAATTTCTGGGCCAAAGCAGAG aagGATGAGGAGAACCGGCGGCTGGAGGAGAAGCGTCGGGCCGAGGCCGAGCGGCAGCGGCTGGAGCGGGAGCGGCGCGAGCGGGAGCTGCAGGAGGCGgcgggcagggagcagaggttCAAAGCCAGAGCCAGTGAAATCGAAGCCCAGAA GAGACTCCAGCAGCAACAGGAGgctgagagcagggacagggagcagcagcaatgG aaggagcaggCTGAGGAGTTCGAGGCCCAGCAGAGAAAGGGCTTCAAGAGAAGTGAGTCGGTGGAGAAAGCCCAG GAGGCAGCGACACTGATCGCGCAGAGAGCCGTGAACCCCCGAGACATCTTCaagcagagggagagagcagggccaggggacacggggacaccaGCCCAGCCAG GGAAGCTCCGCAGCCCGTTCCTGCAGAAGGAGGTgaactctgtgcccagccctgcctccccCAGCAGGGATGTTTGGGGGTCACCTCCAGCCTCCCCAGGACCTGCAGCAG GACGAGACTCTGGGTACAATTCTGCCGTCCCGGTGTCCCAGGTGGAGGAGACGAATCTGTACGAGGAGCCACCGGAGCCCTCAGCCATCTACGAGGAGCCCCCCCAG GAACAAGTTGATGATGCCAAATATGACTATGAGGTGGAGTACCAGGAGCAGCCAGacctggcagggaaggggctctgtGCCCGGGCGCTCTACGACTACCAGGCTG CTGATGACACGGAGATCTCCTTTGATCCTGAGAACATCATCACCAACATCGAGATGATCGACGAGGGTTGGTGGCGTGGCTACGGCCCCGACGGCCACTTTGGCATGTTCCCTGCCAACTACGTGGAACTGATAGAGTAG